Genomic window (Paenibacillus sp. 37):
TTGTTCAACGGATGAAAGACTATTTTCCCGAGGATGAAATCTGGATCAGTCAGGCGGGATTTGAGCCATAAATGACTATATAAGTTGAATTAAAGAATATTTACACTGGACACTCCAATGACCGAACAACCTTCCGATCGCTGTTATCTCCAATTTTTCTTAAATTCAATAAAAACAGCCCCTTTCCGTGTTCGAAGGAAAGGGGCTGTTGGTCATGATATAAGCCATGATGGCTATCTTATTTATCCAATGTATACAATGGCAGATCCACCGGCAATGCAGCCGGGCGCTGACACGAGCTTTTCATCTGGTAAAAAGTCTGCTCATCTGATGAATCATGGAATGCCCACATGGCCTCAAGTACGTGGTATGCCAGTTCCCCGCTCGCACGGTGTGCACGTCCACTTTGGGCTGCATAGGCCATATCTGCCACACCGATGCCGCGTGTATTTTCCTGATATCCTGGGAGAAGCGGAACTTCCGTCCATTCATGTTCACCCAGCAAGCGGTAACGAACCGGACCGCCGAAGGTGTTGGGATCAGGTACCTGCAATGTGCCATGCGTGCCGTATATCTCAATCGGTGGCAGTGCACTTCCGCCAAATACGTCAAAGCTCGTAATTAGCGTGCCAATGGCACCCTGCTCAAACTGCAACAGACCCGTAACGTGAGTTGGAATTTCGACGGGAACCACTTGGCCTCTCTTTTTCTCACTCGTAATCGTCCGTTCTTCCATGGCTTTACCTGTCATGCCCGCAATGGACTTGATCGGTCCCATCAGTTGAACCAATGCCGTGAGGTAGTACGGACCCATGTCAAACATTGGCCCACCGCCTGATGCGTAATAAAACTCCGGATCTGGGTGCCAGTGTTCATGACCACGGCTCATCATAAATGCGGTTGCCGCAACCGGCTTGCCGATTACCCCTTCTTCTACCAATTGAAGTGAAGTCTGGATACCTGAACCAAAGAAAGTCTCTGGCGCGCAGCCCACGAGCAATCCTTTACGCTTCGCTGTTTCGAGCACAGCCTGCCCTTCTTCACGGGTAACAGCGAGTGGTTTTTCCACATAGACATGTTTGCCTGATTCAAGCGCCCGCAAGCATACATCCGCATGAACGGAAGGAATCGTCAGGTTGATGATCAGCTCAATCTCAGGATCAGCCAAGATTTCATCCACGCTGTATACGTTTGGCACGTTATAGGCTGCAGCCTGCTCCTCTGCACGTTTCCGATCAAGATCCGCAACAGCAACAAGTTCCAGCACCTCGAACCGGTGACAATTTTCCATATAAATACCGCTGATTTTACCGCAGCCAATAATGCCTACTTTCATTTTTTTCATGCTTGGGGCTCCCTTCGCCGTGGATCAGAAATGGTTTATCCATTGAGGATGAATGGTTGACACTGAAGTTACGTTTACGATCAAACTACAATCTCATTAGTTCTGATTGTCCGCCATACCTGTATACACTTCGGTTGCTGAACTTACTCGACTCTTGGCAAGCTCTTTGCCTGCTGCTGTCCATTTGAATCCACTGCGCATCATTTCAGTCACGGGTTTCATGTCTACAATGTCTGCATGGTGTCCCAGTGAGTTGTAGAATACTCGCCCTGCGCCCCAGCGTTTCGTCCATACAACAGGCATATCTACGGGTCCATTCGCTGCATGCGGACCAGTCACCACGGGGAAACGAGTTGTTGCCAGCACTTCCACTGCCGGGTCTACGTGCAGGTAGTACTGTTCACTTTTTACCTGAAAATCTTCAATATGATCCAGTAACGGGCTAGAGCCACGTTTCATGTTCACCATGTACTCCACACCATCGTTACCTGGATGAGCAACCCATTGTCCACCCGTCATAAACTGCCAGTCTACGTTATTTCGGAAGGCATCACACATCCC
Coding sequences:
- a CDS encoding Gfo/Idh/MocA family protein, producing the protein MKKMKVGIIGCGKISGIYMENCHRFEVLELVAVADLDRKRAEEQAAAYNVPNVYSVDEILADPEIELIINLTIPSVHADVCLRALESGKHVYVEKPLAVTREEGQAVLETAKRKGLLVGCAPETFFGSGIQTSLQLVEEGVIGKPVAATAFMMSRGHEHWHPDPEFYYASGGGPMFDMGPYYLTALVQLMGPIKSIAGMTGKAMEERTITSEKKRGQVVPVEIPTHVTGLLQFEQGAIGTLITSFDVFGGSALPPIEIYGTHGTLQVPDPNTFGGPVRYRLLGEHEWTEVPLLPGYQENTRGIGVADMAYAAQSGRAHRASGELAYHVLEAMWAFHDSSDEQTFYQMKSSCQRPAALPVDLPLYTLDK
- a CDS encoding ThuA domain-containing protein encodes the protein MSKALIVWGGWDGHEPEQVAAIFERILKEEQFEVEVSNTLESYADAEKLMGLDLIVPLWTMGQIEQELVNNVSAAVQSGVGLAGLHGGMCDAFRNNVDWQFMTGGQWVAHPGNDGVEYMVNMKRGSSPLLDHIEDFQVKSEQYYLHVDPAVEVLATTRFPVVTGPHAANGPVDMPVVWTKRWGAGRVFYNSLGHHADIVDMKPVTEMMRSGFKWTAAGKELAKSRVSSATEVYTGMADNQN